A DNA window from Trichomycterus rosablanca isolate fTriRos1 chromosome 9, fTriRos1.hap1, whole genome shotgun sequence contains the following coding sequences:
- the pnocb gene encoding prepronociceptin b, translating to MKTPFWALLFLSLCVPGRSDCQEDCLTCGLLLPSLQSFDTLVCLMECEALASPGHSLDLCNRALSVNVAALPSQELSKRTDDEEKPVALLNIKNNGVEYSEALERFRHAAQALSSHRSSEEGLRSDRLEDTSDQGVDLSMEDEQGQNAVDTEEEQNQESNASLSLSKRFGGFIKGRHGFRKLVSSGRPLQKRYGGFIGIRKSARKWNNQKRVSQLLRQYLSLTARTGRSGRFANLSAAVRQKNEV from the exons ATGAAGACACCCTTTTGGGCCCTTTTGTTCCTGAGTTTGTGTGTCCCAGGTCGCAGTGACTGCCAAGAGGACTGTCTAACCTGTGGACTTCTCCTGCCTTCACTACAATCTTTTGACACACTG GTCTGTCTAATGGAATGTGAAGCCCTAGCATCGCCAGGTCATTCCCTGGATCTGTGCAATCGAGCGTTGAGTGTCAACGTAGCTGCATTGCCATCACAAGAGTTATCAAAGCGTACAGATGATGAAGAGAAGCCTGTGGCCTTATTGAACATTAAGAACAATGGAGTGGAGTATTCAGAAGCACTGGAGCGATTCCGTCACGCAGCCCAGGCACTCAGTAGCCATCGATCTTCTGAGGAGGGGTTAAGATCTGATCGATTGGAGGACACCTCTGACCAGGGGGTTGACTTAAGCATGGAGGATGAGCAGGGGCAGAATGCAGTGGATACAGAAGAAGAGCAGAACCAGGAAAGCAACGCGTCTCTTAGTCTGTCCAAACGCTTTGGCGGCTTCATCAAAGGCCGCCACGGCTTTCGAAAGCTGGTGAGCTCTGGCAGGCCCCTGCAGAAGCGCTATGGCGGCTTCATAGGGATTCGCAAGTCGGCCCGTAAGTGGAACAACCAGAAGCGGGTCAGCCAGCTGTTGAGGCAGTACCTGAGTCTCACGGCACGCACGGGTCGCTCGGGCCGTTTTGCCAACCTCTCGGCCGCAGTCCGGCAAAAAAATGAGGTCTAA